The Chitinophaga sp. H8 genome contains a region encoding:
- a CDS encoding RagB/SusD family nutrient uptake outer membrane protein, whose translation MKYTFLNNMRWLGKCRRGMGALIATAFLLTGAASCKKSFLDIVPDNIPTIDNAFSNRVEAEKFLYTCYSYLPTMGPVSNILFIGSDDMWTYYFNNYSYQSPWKIALGEQNIVNPYVNFWDGDNHGRPFFRAIRDCNIFLENMKTGEGYKRITDLSPDMQKRWIGEALFLKAYYHFYLLRMYGPIPITDKNLPISASPEEVKVKRDPFDKVVDYISGQLDEAAALLPDDVPKRNTELGRVTKPAALMLKARLLVMAASPLFNGNSDYAGFKDKDGQLLFNPSFEQQKWEKAAAACNDALEVTERAGIKLHEFVDAFAAISPATAIQLSIRGSVTEKWNSELIWGIPGDEAGDNLTLQQYMMADRIDPNNSKATYWGSYLAPTLRMAETFYSENGVPINEDKSWDYARRFDLRTATHEERLNVKEGYTTARLHFNRENRFYASMAFDGAVWYLNSSPGKSDENGFYIQAKMGQPQGKQRDEFYSATGYWAKKLVNWKFEQTSDGWSTERYPWPEMRLADLYLLYAESLNEIGRGNDAIEWLDRVRKRAGLKGVKASWSAYSNRPQKFSNKEGLREIIRQERQIELAFEGSRLWDLRRWKEAVVLQNRPVQGWDVFQRLTTEYYRPRTLFNQTFVAPRDYLWPLKEYDLTINPNLVQNPGW comes from the coding sequence ATGAAATATACCTTTTTAAACAATATGCGGTGGCTGGGGAAATGCAGAAGAGGAATGGGAGCCCTGATCGCGACGGCTTTTTTACTTACAGGTGCTGCCTCGTGTAAAAAGAGTTTCCTGGATATTGTACCGGATAATATACCTACTATTGATAATGCATTCTCCAACAGAGTGGAAGCAGAAAAATTTTTATATACCTGCTACTCCTACCTGCCTACTATGGGGCCTGTATCCAATATTCTTTTTATTGGATCTGATGATATGTGGACCTATTATTTTAATAATTATTCCTATCAGTCGCCCTGGAAAATCGCATTGGGAGAACAGAATATTGTAAACCCCTATGTGAATTTCTGGGACGGAGACAACCATGGAAGACCATTCTTCCGGGCTATCCGGGATTGTAATATTTTCCTGGAAAATATGAAGACAGGAGAGGGATACAAACGTATTACCGACTTGAGTCCTGATATGCAAAAAAGGTGGATAGGTGAAGCCCTGTTTCTCAAAGCATACTACCATTTTTACCTGTTACGGATGTATGGACCTATTCCGATTACAGATAAAAATCTCCCTATTTCCGCTAGTCCGGAAGAGGTAAAAGTAAAGCGCGATCCGTTTGATAAGGTGGTAGATTATATCTCCGGCCAGCTGGATGAGGCTGCTGCATTATTGCCGGATGATGTGCCCAAAAGAAATACAGAACTGGGAAGAGTAACGAAGCCAGCGGCATTGATGCTGAAGGCCAGGCTGCTCGTAATGGCCGCCAGCCCTTTGTTCAATGGGAATTCTGATTATGCTGGTTTTAAGGATAAAGATGGACAGTTATTGTTTAATCCTTCTTTTGAACAACAAAAATGGGAAAAAGCTGCTGCCGCCTGTAATGATGCATTGGAAGTGACTGAAAGAGCAGGTATTAAACTACATGAATTTGTAGACGCATTTGCCGCGATTTCTCCTGCTACTGCCATTCAATTGAGCATTCGGGGCAGCGTCACGGAAAAGTGGAATTCGGAGTTGATATGGGGAATTCCGGGGGATGAGGCTGGCGATAACCTGACCCTGCAACAGTACATGATGGCCGACCGGATCGACCCAAATAATTCAAAAGCAACTTATTGGGGTTCCTATCTGGCTCCCACACTCAGGATGGCGGAAACATTCTATAGTGAAAATGGGGTGCCTATTAATGAAGATAAATCCTGGGATTATGCCCGCAGGTTTGATCTGCGCACAGCTACGCACGAAGAACGCTTAAATGTAAAAGAAGGTTATACTACCGCGAGACTGCACTTTAACCGTGAAAACAGGTTCTATGCCAGTATGGCTTTTGATGGTGCGGTATGGTATCTGAATAGCTCCCCGGGTAAATCGGATGAAAATGGATTCTATATACAAGCCAAAATGGGTCAGCCACAAGGGAAGCAAAGAGATGAATTTTACTCTGCAACGGGATACTGGGCTAAAAAACTTGTTAACTGGAAGTTTGAACAAACATCGGACGGCTGGAGTACAGAAAGATATCCCTGGCCGGAAATGCGCCTGGCAGATCTTTATCTGTTGTATGCTGAGTCATTGAATGAAATAGGAAGGGGCAATGATGCTATTGAATGGCTGGACCGTGTCCGTAAAAGAGCAGGTCTGAAAGGAGTGAAAGCTTCCTGGAGCGCTTACTCCAATCGCCCGCAGAAGTTTAGCAACAAAGAGGGTCTGCGGGAAATTATCCGGCAGGAAAGACAGATCGAATTGGCTTTTGAAGGTTCCAGACTCTGGGATCTGCGCCGCTGGAAAGAAGCCGTAGTGTTGCAAAACAGACCGGTGCAGGGATGGGATGTATTTCAGCGACTGACCACAGAATATTATCGTCCCAGAACATTGTTCAACCAAACTTTTGTGGCCCCAAGGGATTATCTCTGGCCATTAAAAGAATATGATCTCACCATTAATCCTAACCTGGTGCAAAATCCCGGATGGTAA
- a CDS encoding DUF5000 domain-containing lipoprotein, with protein sequence MMRYIKTLFLFILLAAVNACKEDHLLPLENDPTPPGQILNPVVLPMPGGAKITYALPGSANLLYVMAEVKNKRGQLRDFKASYYTNSLVIDGLSDTDPYEVKLYSVNKSEKRSEPVVVTIHPMEPPFSKVFKSFELMGDFGGVNLKFENPDLADLVIGLCGDSLGVPLLIDNYYTNLKSGNYTFRGLAAEKRRFGVFIKDKFGNTSDTTFAELTPLYEKMLDKSKFREVRFPGDAPINTSQWNIALRNIWDGRWSSDFNYPYDGNGNNWLNVSTDGAFDGTPMHITMDLGVTVHISRFRLNNYYKYINVAMRKYEIWGAVNPPADGSWNGWTKILTYEQIKPSGLPGEQYNDADAVEWLKGDQANFPPGMPEFRYIRIRCLENWKGDGNLCFSEITFWGDAQ encoded by the coding sequence ATGATGCGATATATAAAAACACTCTTCCTCTTCATTTTATTGGCAGCCGTTAATGCCTGCAAAGAAGATCATTTACTTCCACTGGAAAATGATCCTACACCTCCGGGACAAATTCTTAATCCGGTGGTGCTGCCTATGCCAGGCGGTGCCAAAATAACTTATGCCTTGCCGGGCAGTGCTAATCTGCTATATGTGATGGCCGAGGTAAAAAACAAACGTGGCCAGCTGAGAGATTTTAAAGCGTCTTATTATACCAATAGCCTGGTAATTGATGGCCTGAGTGATACAGATCCGTATGAGGTAAAATTGTATTCTGTTAATAAAAGTGAAAAACGTTCCGAACCGGTGGTGGTAACTATCCATCCCATGGAACCACCCTTTTCAAAGGTATTCAAGTCATTTGAATTAATGGGTGATTTTGGAGGGGTAAATCTGAAATTTGAAAATCCCGATCTGGCAGATCTGGTAATTGGCCTTTGCGGAGATTCCCTGGGGGTACCATTGCTGATCGATAATTATTATACCAACCTGAAATCGGGTAACTATACCTTTCGCGGACTGGCCGCCGAAAAGAGAAGGTTTGGCGTATTTATCAAGGATAAATTCGGGAATACTTCAGATACCACATTTGCAGAACTGACACCCCTATATGAAAAGATGCTGGATAAATCCAAATTCAGAGAAGTAAGATTCCCGGGTGATGCACCTATCAATACTTCACAATGGAATATTGCACTGCGCAATATCTGGGATGGCAGATGGTCGTCAGACTTTAACTACCCATATGATGGTAATGGCAACAACTGGCTAAACGTATCCACCGATGGTGCCTTTGATGGTACTCCCATGCATATTACCATGGACCTCGGTGTAACCGTTCATATCAGCAGGTTCAGGTTAAACAACTATTATAAATACATCAATGTGGCGATGCGGAAATATGAAATCTGGGGTGCTGTAAATCCGCCTGCAGATGGTAGCTGGAATGGATGGACCAAAATCCTTACTTACGAACAGATCAAACCGTCTGGCTTACCAGGTGAACAATACAATGACGCCGATGCTGTGGAATGGCTCAAGGGAGATCAGGCTAACTTCCCTCCGGGAATGCCCGAATTCAGGTATATCAGGATACGCTGCCTGGAAAACTGGAAAGGGGATGGTAACCTGTGTTTTTCTGAAATCACTTTCTGGGGAGATGCCCAATAG
- a CDS encoding DUF4998 domain-containing protein, producing MKQIVNTVYIFLGLFLLGNIVACTKMDDYKKFTNGKEISYTGKVDSLKLHSGNQRIELSWLLIADPKITGVTVYWNNNRDSVVIPVKRSTGIDTMKYTFNDFAEGTYNFVIYTWNNEGSRSVPAYITGKSYGHQYTGSLLNRGMNHAELMQDGNVIIDWGVKEETVIGMEVTYTNTGGERKKVLTPATSVQTVLEQFKGGTTFEYRTLFKPDTLTIDTFYAPLVVRGAKENVTSQYLKNYKRPFERSEWDGNRWGTLKDWVINDAAKNRGGGYGGYDNMAGDAAFCFEKWDGETSIENGKAYQTITLPAGNYEFGFITAGNPNGYKIGSNPRFLVAALGNTLPDVANVTDALSYTSFVDKETAFTQFTLDAPTQVSLGMIMTFTDWGAQGFRIQDIQLFKLP from the coding sequence ATGAAACAAATTGTAAATACCGTATACATATTTTTAGGACTGTTCCTCCTGGGTAATATTGTAGCCTGTACTAAAATGGATGACTACAAAAAATTTACAAACGGAAAAGAGATTTCCTATACAGGTAAGGTAGATTCTCTTAAACTCCACAGTGGTAATCAAAGAATAGAATTAAGTTGGCTTCTCATAGCGGATCCTAAAATAACAGGGGTTACTGTTTACTGGAATAATAACCGAGACTCTGTGGTGATCCCTGTAAAAAGATCAACCGGGATAGATACCATGAAATATACTTTCAACGATTTTGCGGAAGGTACCTATAACTTTGTCATCTATACCTGGAACAATGAAGGGAGCCGCTCTGTTCCTGCATATATCACGGGAAAGTCATATGGGCATCAGTATACAGGCTCCCTGTTAAATAGAGGAATGAATCACGCCGAACTAATGCAGGACGGTAATGTGATCATTGATTGGGGGGTAAAGGAAGAAACGGTGATAGGCATGGAAGTAACTTATACCAACACTGGCGGGGAACGGAAAAAAGTATTGACCCCGGCTACCAGTGTCCAAACAGTACTGGAACAGTTTAAGGGTGGTACCACTTTTGAATATCGTACCCTTTTCAAACCTGATACGCTGACCATTGATACATTTTATGCTCCGCTGGTAGTAAGAGGGGCAAAGGAAAATGTGACCAGTCAGTATTTAAAAAACTATAAACGTCCTTTTGAGCGTTCTGAATGGGATGGCAATCGCTGGGGTACTTTAAAAGATTGGGTGATCAATGATGCTGCAAAGAACCGCGGAGGAGGATATGGCGGCTATGATAATATGGCTGGGGATGCTGCTTTCTGCTTTGAAAAATGGGACGGAGAAACCTCCATTGAAAACGGAAAGGCTTATCAAACAATTACCTTGCCTGCGGGCAACTATGAATTCGGCTTTATTACCGCCGGAAATCCTAATGGTTACAAGATCGGAAGTAATCCCAGGTTCCTGGTAGCAGCATTGGGAAATACACTTCCCGATGTGGCCAATGTAACTGATGCATTAAGTTACACTTCTTTTGTAGATAAGGAAACTGCCTTCACGCAATTTACCCTGGATGCTCCCACACAAGTATCACTGGGGATGATCATGACTTTCACCGATTGGGGAGCACAGGGTTTCCGTATACAGGATATCCAGCTATTTAAGTTGCCTTGA
- a CDS encoding DUF4855 domain-containing protein — translation MMKNKWYYLGLLLFTGVVSGTTACKRAINQNKPEVYTPREDTTTYISDLALLYQGGTHRLPWYKDQLQPYIYRSETPGKIDWLFDGFLFIEFKDNLGHEYAEGYAERPAGKVEWEWLLNRNFEKDKAIAALDGVLDSLARLKQIPARKRKVVLTLPEPIVGFKDWGRINHSSLDFDSASHRLNACKWYIETALEKWKTANFKHLELMGFYWVAEHNTGAAEILPEVSRFIHQKDKRFYWIPYYGAEGAGQWKEMGFDIAYQQPNYFFNTITPYDILTGALNFAKKHKMALEMEFDSRVVDQPEFRSRYSAYIREFQNYGVWENLPVAYYEGGSGWLDMFRSKDVEVRKLYDQLADIIIKRQHSTDARLVK, via the coding sequence ATGATGAAAAATAAATGGTACTACCTGGGGCTACTCCTGTTTACAGGAGTAGTATCCGGTACCACTGCCTGTAAAAGAGCGATTAATCAGAATAAACCGGAAGTATATACGCCACGTGAAGACACTACCACCTACATTTCTGATCTGGCTTTACTTTACCAGGGCGGCACACACCGCCTGCCCTGGTACAAAGACCAGCTCCAGCCATATATTTACCGGAGTGAGACTCCCGGCAAAATAGACTGGTTGTTTGACGGGTTCCTGTTTATAGAGTTTAAAGATAACCTGGGGCATGAATATGCAGAAGGTTATGCAGAACGTCCGGCCGGAAAAGTGGAATGGGAATGGTTGCTGAACAGAAATTTTGAAAAGGACAAGGCGATTGCTGCATTGGATGGGGTGTTGGACAGCCTGGCCAGATTGAAGCAGATACCAGCCCGTAAACGTAAGGTAGTGCTTACGTTGCCGGAGCCAATTGTAGGCTTTAAGGATTGGGGAAGAATAAATCATTCCAGCCTTGATTTTGACTCTGCCAGCCACCGGCTGAATGCTTGTAAATGGTATATCGAAACAGCGCTGGAGAAATGGAAAACCGCTAACTTTAAACACCTGGAATTAATGGGTTTTTACTGGGTAGCAGAACATAACACAGGGGCTGCAGAAATATTACCGGAAGTATCCAGGTTTATTCATCAAAAGGATAAACGTTTTTACTGGATTCCTTACTATGGTGCAGAAGGGGCAGGCCAGTGGAAAGAAATGGGTTTTGACATCGCTTACCAGCAGCCTAATTATTTCTTTAATACCATAACGCCTTACGATATCCTGACAGGGGCGCTTAATTTTGCAAAGAAGCATAAAATGGCGCTGGAAATGGAGTTCGACAGCAGGGTAGTAGACCAGCCCGAATTCCGTAGCCGGTACAGTGCTTATATCAGGGAGTTTCAAAACTATGGGGTGTGGGAAAACTTGCCCGTAGCTTATTACGAAGGAGGGTCCGGATGGCTGGATATGTTCCGGAGTAAAGATGTGGAGGTGAGAAAGTTGTACGATCAGCTGGCAGATATTATTATTAAACGACAGCATAGTACCGATGCCCGGTTAGTTAAATAG
- a CDS encoding NAD(P)/FAD-dependent oxidoreductase, with protein MSDNILDVIIIGGSYAGLSAAMTLGRAGRQALVIDSGLPCNRQTPHSHNFLTQDGSTPAAIAALAKEQVLRYPTIRLLSDTVTGASRQAAGFSITTASGQSHTAHKLLFTTGIRDTMPPIPGFADCWGISVLHCPYCHGYEVKQQPTGILASGDTAFEFAKLILNWTPDLTVYTNGPTGFTHEQQARLAQHQIRVISSPVAHFTHHNGYIQSITFEDGSTAFLKALYARLPFTQHSPLPASLGCDFNEMGFITVDVLQQTTVPGIYAAGDNTTPFRAVSGAVAGGSMAGAAINKALIEEQF; from the coding sequence ATGTCAGACAATATCCTGGATGTAATCATTATTGGCGGCAGTTATGCCGGGCTTTCCGCAGCCATGACCTTGGGCCGGGCAGGCAGACAGGCATTGGTAATAGACAGTGGGTTGCCTTGTAACCGGCAAACACCTCACTCCCATAACTTCCTTACCCAGGATGGCAGCACTCCAGCGGCCATTGCTGCCCTGGCCAAAGAACAGGTATTGCGGTACCCTACCATCAGGTTGCTCTCCGATACCGTCACCGGGGCCAGCCGGCAAGCAGCCGGATTTAGTATCACAACGGCTTCCGGGCAATCACACACTGCTCATAAATTGTTATTTACCACCGGTATCCGTGATACCATGCCCCCTATACCAGGCTTTGCTGATTGCTGGGGGATTTCCGTACTGCATTGCCCCTATTGTCATGGCTATGAAGTAAAACAGCAACCCACCGGAATATTGGCCAGCGGAGATACTGCTTTTGAATTTGCCAAACTCATCCTCAACTGGACACCCGACCTGACGGTGTATACCAATGGTCCAACGGGATTTACCCATGAGCAGCAAGCCAGGCTGGCACAACATCAGATACGGGTCATCTCCAGCCCTGTGGCTCATTTTACCCACCACAATGGCTATATACAATCAATTACATTTGAGGATGGCAGCACCGCTTTCCTGAAAGCGTTATATGCACGGCTACCCTTTACACAGCACTCTCCGCTTCCCGCCTCACTGGGTTGTGACTTTAATGAAATGGGCTTTATTACGGTAGATGTACTTCAACAAACCACCGTACCCGGTATTTATGCAGCGGGAGATAATACCACCCCTTTCCGGGCGGTATCCGGAGCAGTGGCCGGTGGCTCCATGGCAGGAGCAGCTATTAACAAAGCGCTCATAGAGGAACAGTTTTAA
- a CDS encoding outer membrane beta-barrel family protein — MHLNIVAKRIPCLLLSFFFLINYSVGQHKIQGTVRDQDQNKVPFATIVLSNADSSVAATALADSAGMFMISQLKTSTYTLTIASMGYAPYKQAFNLHHDTTINPLLAIVRSQLGVVEVVQQKPLIERKTDRVVFNVGQSISAIGSNGLEAISKAPGVKVADNSISLVGKGAVQVMVNDRLLQLSGEDLTRYLQSLSANDIGSIEVMTNPPARYDAAGNAGLINIVLKRNRKQGYNGTIQGGYKQADYYGTGELGGNMNYNAGNWSLYGNLGATKGRFLEGFKTDLYYPAQTWMQSDTGDYKIKEVHGTLGADYQLSSKSSIGMVYMGGTGRYDGSDHVQNPIYNLNGQLDSTLRTYAVYQPVWVNNAVNLHYLTNLDNKGKKLSMDADFFNYHREDQSDFESNSYTGKGEITPWGKNLYYNTAKQNINIYTFKADIELPTTFAKFMLGGKIGFIDNYSNALYYRILEQTHVYDSTRSSEFTYKENTQALYASASKELGKWTMQAGIRGEFTQTNGYSHTLLQTNTNQYFKIFPSVFVSYRQDDNNTYAFTYGKRINRPTFWTLNPYKSLLTAYSYFEGDPYLQPEYNSNFELSHTFKSLLTTTAFLNITNNGFENIWMPNSDTNVVFKRPINFLTSYRYGISETISITPWSWLESMNMVNVYYTNARSAIPNVKELSDWGCYISTNNTITFNEAKTFTGAVNFWCQFPEVNHISTSNTYYKLDLGIKVLALQKQLAIALNANDLLRSSASVMYTTVNNIRQTFTNFQVNRNVTLSLTYKFGNNALKSNTHNTGNEEERSRAH; from the coding sequence ATGCACCTGAATATTGTTGCTAAAAGGATACCATGTTTGCTGTTGTCATTTTTCTTTCTGATAAATTATAGTGTGGGTCAGCATAAGATACAAGGTACGGTAAGAGATCAGGATCAAAACAAGGTGCCGTTTGCTACCATTGTCCTGTCAAATGCTGATAGCAGTGTGGCAGCCACTGCGCTGGCAGACAGTGCTGGGATGTTTATGATCAGCCAGCTGAAAACATCCACTTATACGCTCACGATAGCCTCCATGGGGTATGCACCTTATAAACAGGCATTCAATCTGCATCATGATACAACTATAAATCCGCTGCTGGCTATCGTTCGCAGCCAGCTGGGCGTAGTGGAAGTAGTACAGCAAAAACCTTTGATAGAGCGAAAAACAGACCGGGTGGTGTTTAATGTAGGGCAGAGCATTTCAGCGATAGGCAGCAATGGCCTGGAGGCAATCAGTAAAGCGCCGGGAGTAAAAGTGGCCGACAACAGCATCAGCCTGGTAGGAAAAGGGGCTGTTCAGGTAATGGTCAATGATCGTTTGCTGCAACTCTCCGGCGAAGACCTGACACGCTATCTCCAATCTCTCTCTGCCAATGATATCGGGAGCATAGAAGTAATGACCAATCCCCCGGCACGTTACGATGCGGCGGGTAATGCGGGCCTGATCAATATTGTGCTGAAGAGAAACCGGAAACAGGGATATAACGGTACCATACAGGGAGGATATAAACAGGCGGATTATTATGGAACAGGAGAGCTGGGGGGCAACATGAATTACAACGCTGGCAACTGGTCTTTATATGGTAATTTAGGAGCTACTAAAGGCCGCTTCCTCGAAGGATTTAAAACAGATCTTTATTACCCTGCACAAACCTGGATGCAATCTGATACGGGTGATTATAAAATAAAAGAAGTACATGGTACCCTTGGAGCTGACTATCAGTTGAGTTCAAAGTCTTCTATCGGGATGGTATATATGGGGGGCACCGGCCGTTATGACGGTTCTGATCATGTACAGAATCCTATCTATAATCTCAACGGTCAACTGGATTCTACCTTGCGCACCTATGCGGTATATCAGCCGGTATGGGTCAATAATGCAGTCAACCTGCACTACCTGACCAACCTGGATAATAAGGGCAAAAAGCTATCCATGGATGCCGACTTTTTTAATTATCACCGGGAAGACCAATCCGACTTTGAAAGCAATAGTTATACCGGCAAAGGAGAGATCACTCCCTGGGGCAAAAACCTGTACTACAATACTGCTAAACAGAATATTAATATTTACACCTTCAAAGCAGATATAGAACTGCCAACTACGTTTGCAAAATTCATGCTTGGCGGAAAAATAGGGTTCATTGACAATTACAGCAATGCTTTGTATTACCGGATCCTAGAGCAAACACATGTATATGACAGTACCAGAAGCAGTGAATTTACCTACAAAGAAAATACACAGGCGCTATATGCCAGTGCCAGTAAAGAACTGGGGAAATGGACTATGCAGGCAGGCATTCGTGGAGAATTTACCCAAACAAACGGTTATTCACATACACTGTTGCAAACTAACACTAACCAATATTTTAAAATATTCCCTTCGGTGTTTGTAAGCTATAGGCAGGATGACAATAATACCTACGCTTTCACTTATGGCAAAAGGATCAACCGCCCCACTTTCTGGACACTGAATCCTTATAAATCCCTGTTAACCGCTTACAGTTACTTTGAAGGAGATCCTTATCTGCAACCGGAATACAACAGCAACTTTGAGCTTTCACATACTTTCAAATCATTGCTCACCACCACTGCTTTTCTAAACATTACCAACAACGGCTTTGAAAATATCTGGATGCCCAACAGTGATACCAATGTAGTGTTTAAAAGACCTATCAACTTTTTAACCAGCTACCGCTATGGCATTAGTGAAACCATCAGTATTACACCATGGTCCTGGCTGGAAAGTATGAATATGGTTAATGTGTACTATACCAATGCCCGGTCAGCTATCCCTAATGTAAAAGAGCTATCTGACTGGGGTTGTTATATCTCTACCAACAATACCATTACTTTCAATGAGGCTAAAACTTTTACGGGTGCTGTGAATTTCTGGTGCCAGTTTCCCGAAGTAAATCATATCAGTACATCCAATACCTATTACAAGCTGGATCTGGGTATAAAGGTGCTGGCCTTGCAAAAACAACTGGCCATTGCGCTGAATGCCAACGATCTGCTAAGGTCTAGCGCCTCCGTAATGTATACAACGGTCAATAATATCCGGCAAACATTTACCAACTTCCAGGTAAATCGTAACGTAACCTTGTCGCTCACCTACAAGTTTGGTAACAATGCACTGAAATCCAACACCCATAATACGGGTAATGAGGAGGAGCGTAGCCGGGCGCACTAG
- a CDS encoding ArsR/SmtB family transcription factor yields the protein MGATKAALFTREQNEIAAMAKALAHPARIAILQYLVKKNACVCGDLVEELGLAQATTSQHLKELKSMGIIQGTVEGASVCYCIAPKVWKQYKELFNSFFKEVTLENKCC from the coding sequence ATGGGAGCAACAAAAGCCGCCCTGTTTACCAGGGAGCAAAATGAAATAGCAGCTATGGCCAAAGCATTGGCACATCCTGCGCGGATTGCCATCCTGCAATACCTGGTTAAAAAGAATGCCTGCGTATGTGGCGACCTGGTAGAGGAGCTGGGACTGGCACAGGCCACCACTTCACAGCATCTGAAAGAATTGAAGAGCATGGGTATTATACAGGGCACTGTTGAAGGAGCCAGTGTTTGTTATTGTATAGCTCCCAAAGTATGGAAACAGTACAAAGAACTGTTTAACAGCTTCTTTAAAGAGGTGACGCTGGAAAATAAGTGTTGCTAG
- a CDS encoding arsenite methyltransferase: MSTDEQKKAIVMQKYSEIALQDRAMNQASCCGAGGCSTEVYNIMSDDYTQMEGYNAAADLGLGCGLPTEFAKIKKGDTVIDLGSGAGNDCFIARHQTGETGKVIGIDFTPAMIAQARANAEKLQFHNVEFRQGDIENMPVSANMADVVVSNCVLNLVPNKDGVLKDIFRVLKPGGHFSISDIVLEGTLPPAIQQAAEMYAGCVSGAILKAEYLSLIEKNGFENISIQKEKIITIPDDILQQYLSADEIAGFRTSGTGIFSITVFAQKPTACCPPGCC; encoded by the coding sequence ATGTCTACCGATGAACAAAAGAAGGCTATCGTGATGCAGAAGTATAGTGAAATAGCCTTGCAGGATAGGGCCATGAACCAGGCCTCCTGCTGTGGCGCGGGTGGTTGCTCTACAGAAGTGTATAATATCATGAGCGATGATTATACCCAGATGGAAGGGTATAATGCAGCTGCCGACCTTGGGCTTGGTTGTGGTCTGCCAACTGAATTTGCAAAAATTAAAAAGGGAGATACTGTCATTGACTTGGGCTCCGGTGCCGGTAACGACTGTTTTATTGCCCGTCATCAAACCGGGGAAACAGGAAAGGTAATTGGTATTGATTTCACACCGGCGATGATTGCACAGGCACGTGCCAACGCGGAGAAACTACAATTCCACAACGTGGAATTCCGCCAGGGTGATATTGAAAATATGCCGGTAAGCGCTAACATGGCGGATGTTGTAGTCAGTAATTGTGTGCTGAACCTGGTGCCCAATAAAGATGGTGTACTAAAGGATATTTTCCGGGTGCTTAAACCTGGTGGGCACTTCAGTATATCCGATATTGTGCTGGAAGGAACATTACCTCCGGCTATACAGCAGGCGGCAGAAATGTATGCAGGCTGTGTGAGTGGTGCTATATTGAAAGCGGAATACTTATCGCTGATAGAAAAAAATGGTTTTGAAAATATCTCCATTCAAAAGGAAAAGATCATTACCATTCCGGATGATATCCTGCAACAATATTTAAGTGCAGATGAAATAGCCGGTTTCCGTACTTCAGGTACTGGTATTTTCAGCATTACGGTATTTGCACAAAAACCTACAGCCTGCTGTCCTCCGGGCTGTTGCTGA
- a CDS encoding arsenate reductase ArsC produces the protein MKRILVLCTGNSCRSQMAEGYLQHFAGTKAKVYSAGVETHGVNPKAIAVMAEDGIDISQHTSNHIDGYREVDFDFVITVCDHAKERCPFFPAAAKRFHENFPDPAKATGTPDEIMDVFREVRQQIKDYSRTFVKDNL, from the coding sequence GTGAAACGTATATTAGTATTATGTACCGGCAACAGTTGCCGCAGCCAGATGGCGGAAGGATATCTGCAACATTTTGCCGGCACTAAGGCAAAGGTATATAGCGCGGGGGTGGAAACGCATGGTGTAAATCCTAAGGCCATCGCCGTGATGGCGGAAGATGGGATAGATATCTCGCAGCATACTTCTAACCATATTGACGGATACCGGGAGGTAGACTTTGATTTTGTAATTACCGTATGTGATCATGCAAAAGAAAGGTGCCCCTTCTTTCCGGCCGCAGCGAAAAGATTCCATGAAAACTTCCCCGATCCGGCCAAAGCTACCGGTACGCCGGACGAGATCATGGATGTTTTCCGGGAGGTAAGACAACAGATCAAAGATTATAGCCGCACATTTGTAAAGGATAATTTATAA